Proteins from a genomic interval of Rosa chinensis cultivar Old Blush chromosome 2, RchiOBHm-V2, whole genome shotgun sequence:
- the LOC112184420 gene encoding O-fucosyltransferase 13 isoform X1 translates to MAVISVKPMFTVVVVTLSLILAVLVFSPTSPFYQSPLSLASPQRKLDIWSVGRIVEWRPCKWWLQGHLTALPSKSNGFIRVDCYGGLNQMRRDLCDGVGIARLLNATLVLPKFEVAAYWNESSGFADVFDVDYFIQQLNGFIRVVKELPHEFASKEPFRVDCSKRKGQFDYIENVLPSLLEHHYISITPAMSQRRDRYPQFAKAALCQACYSALRLTKALEKKASELLEAIPKPFLSLHLRFEPDMVAYSQCEYPYLSPASIEAVKAAQGDRKPWTGELAQIWRKRGKCPLTPNETAFILQVLSIPTNTNIYLAAGDGLMEIEGLTSVYTNVVTKSSLLSGEDFKSMHGNTKAALDYYVSINSDSYIATYFGNMDKMVAAMRAYNGLYKTLFLSRRAFAEYTSQGLIGKELMQALWKTHRDDFVMGRGSALPDCFCEFKL, encoded by the exons ATGGCGGTGATTTCAGTGAAGCCCATGTTCACCGTAGTGGtggtcactctctctctcatccttgCCGTCCTCGTCTTCTCCCCCACTTCGCCTTTCTACCAATCCCCCCTCTCTCTTGCTTCACCCCA AAGAAAATTGGATATATGGAGTGTTGGGAGGATCGTAGAGTGGAGACCTTGCAAGTGGTGGCTACAAGGACATCTCACCG CTCTGCCATCAAAGAGTAATGGATTCATTCGAGTGGATTGCTATGGTGGCCTTAATCAGATGAGAAGAGAT TTGTGCGATGGGGTCGGTATTGCCCGTCTTTTAAATGCAACCCTTGTTCTGCCAAAGTTTGAGGTGGCTGCTTATTGGAATGAATCAAG TGGTTTTGCAGACGTCTTTGATGTTGACTACTTCATTCAACAGTTGAATGGTTTTATCAGAGTTGTCAAAGAGTTACCACACGAGTTTGCATCAAAAGAACCCTTCCGTGTAGATTGCAGCAAACGTAAAGGCCAATTTGATTATATTGAAAATGTTCTTCCGTCTTTATTAGAACATCATTATATATCCATCACACCAGCAATGAGCCAAAGAAGGGATAG GTATCCTCAGTTTGCAAAAGCTGCCCTTTGTCAAGCATGTTACAGTGCATTACGCCTCACGAAAGCCCTGGAGAAGAAGGCTTCCGAGCTTCTTGAAGCCATACCTAAACCTTTTCTGTCACTTCACCTTCGTTTTGAGCCTGATATGGTAGCCTACAGTCAATGTGAATACCCATACCTTTCTCCTGCCTCCATTGAAGCTGTTAAGGCAGCACAAGGTGATAGAAAACCTTGGACTGGGGAGCTTGCCCAAATTTGGAGGAAACGAGGGAAATGTCCTCTTACACCTAATGAGACAGCATTCATACTCCAAGTGCTTTCCATCCCAACCAACACAAACATTTATCTTGCAGCTGGGGATGGCCTGATGGAAATTGAAGGATTAACATCTGTTTACACAAATGTAGTTACCAAGTCTAGCCTACTTAGCGGGGAGGATTTCAAAAGCATGCATGGGAACACCAAAGCTGCTTTGGATTATTATGTGTCTATTAACAGTGATTCATATATAGCAACATATTTTGGAAATATGGATAAGATGGTTGCAGCAATGCGAGCTTATAACGGCTTGTACAAGACTCTTTTCTTAAGCAGAAGAGCTTTTGCAGAGTACACGTCTCAAGGTTTGATAGGGAAGGAATTGATGCAAGCCCTATGGAAGACTCATAGAGATGATTTTGTCATGGGAAGAGGATCTGCTTTGCCTGATTGCTTCTGTGAGTTCAAATTGTGA
- the LOC112184420 gene encoding O-fucosyltransferase 13 isoform X3, with protein sequence MRRDLCDGVGIARLLNATLVLPKFEVAAYWNESSGFADVFDVDYFIQQLNGFIRVVKELPHEFASKEPFRVDCSKRKGQFDYIENVLPSLLEHHYISITPAMSQRRDRYPQFAKAALCQACYSALRLTKALEKKASELLEAIPKPFLSLHLRFEPDMVAYSQCEYPYLSPASIEAVKAAQGDRKPWTGELAQIWRKRGKCPLTPNETAFILQVLSIPTNTNIYLAAGDGLMEIEGLTSVYTNVVTKSSLLSGEDFKSMHGNTKAALDYYVSINSDSYIATYFGNMDKMVAAMRAYNGLYKTLFLSRRAFAEYTSQGLIGKELMQALWKTHRDDFVMGRGSALPDCFCEFKL encoded by the exons ATGAGAAGAGAT TTGTGCGATGGGGTCGGTATTGCCCGTCTTTTAAATGCAACCCTTGTTCTGCCAAAGTTTGAGGTGGCTGCTTATTGGAATGAATCAAG TGGTTTTGCAGACGTCTTTGATGTTGACTACTTCATTCAACAGTTGAATGGTTTTATCAGAGTTGTCAAAGAGTTACCACACGAGTTTGCATCAAAAGAACCCTTCCGTGTAGATTGCAGCAAACGTAAAGGCCAATTTGATTATATTGAAAATGTTCTTCCGTCTTTATTAGAACATCATTATATATCCATCACACCAGCAATGAGCCAAAGAAGGGATAG GTATCCTCAGTTTGCAAAAGCTGCCCTTTGTCAAGCATGTTACAGTGCATTACGCCTCACGAAAGCCCTGGAGAAGAAGGCTTCCGAGCTTCTTGAAGCCATACCTAAACCTTTTCTGTCACTTCACCTTCGTTTTGAGCCTGATATGGTAGCCTACAGTCAATGTGAATACCCATACCTTTCTCCTGCCTCCATTGAAGCTGTTAAGGCAGCACAAGGTGATAGAAAACCTTGGACTGGGGAGCTTGCCCAAATTTGGAGGAAACGAGGGAAATGTCCTCTTACACCTAATGAGACAGCATTCATACTCCAAGTGCTTTCCATCCCAACCAACACAAACATTTATCTTGCAGCTGGGGATGGCCTGATGGAAATTGAAGGATTAACATCTGTTTACACAAATGTAGTTACCAAGTCTAGCCTACTTAGCGGGGAGGATTTCAAAAGCATGCATGGGAACACCAAAGCTGCTTTGGATTATTATGTGTCTATTAACAGTGATTCATATATAGCAACATATTTTGGAAATATGGATAAGATGGTTGCAGCAATGCGAGCTTATAACGGCTTGTACAAGACTCTTTTCTTAAGCAGAAGAGCTTTTGCAGAGTACACGTCTCAAGGTTTGATAGGGAAGGAATTGATGCAAGCCCTATGGAAGACTCATAGAGATGATTTTGTCATGGGAAGAGGATCTGCTTTGCCTGATTGCTTCTGTGAGTTCAAATTGTGA
- the LOC112184420 gene encoding O-fucosyltransferase 13 isoform X2, with translation MAVISVKPMFTVVVVTLSLILAVLVFSPTSPFYQSPLSLASPQRKLDIWSVGRIVEWRPCKWWLQGHLTALPSKSNGFIRVDCYGGLNQMRRDLCDGVGIARLLNATLVLPKFEVAAYWNESRYPQFAKAALCQACYSALRLTKALEKKASELLEAIPKPFLSLHLRFEPDMVAYSQCEYPYLSPASIEAVKAAQGDRKPWTGELAQIWRKRGKCPLTPNETAFILQVLSIPTNTNIYLAAGDGLMEIEGLTSVYTNVVTKSSLLSGEDFKSMHGNTKAALDYYVSINSDSYIATYFGNMDKMVAAMRAYNGLYKTLFLSRRAFAEYTSQGLIGKELMQALWKTHRDDFVMGRGSALPDCFCEFKL, from the exons ATGGCGGTGATTTCAGTGAAGCCCATGTTCACCGTAGTGGtggtcactctctctctcatccttgCCGTCCTCGTCTTCTCCCCCACTTCGCCTTTCTACCAATCCCCCCTCTCTCTTGCTTCACCCCA AAGAAAATTGGATATATGGAGTGTTGGGAGGATCGTAGAGTGGAGACCTTGCAAGTGGTGGCTACAAGGACATCTCACCG CTCTGCCATCAAAGAGTAATGGATTCATTCGAGTGGATTGCTATGGTGGCCTTAATCAGATGAGAAGAGAT TTGTGCGATGGGGTCGGTATTGCCCGTCTTTTAAATGCAACCCTTGTTCTGCCAAAGTTTGAGGTGGCTGCTTATTGGAATGAATCAAG GTATCCTCAGTTTGCAAAAGCTGCCCTTTGTCAAGCATGTTACAGTGCATTACGCCTCACGAAAGCCCTGGAGAAGAAGGCTTCCGAGCTTCTTGAAGCCATACCTAAACCTTTTCTGTCACTTCACCTTCGTTTTGAGCCTGATATGGTAGCCTACAGTCAATGTGAATACCCATACCTTTCTCCTGCCTCCATTGAAGCTGTTAAGGCAGCACAAGGTGATAGAAAACCTTGGACTGGGGAGCTTGCCCAAATTTGGAGGAAACGAGGGAAATGTCCTCTTACACCTAATGAGACAGCATTCATACTCCAAGTGCTTTCCATCCCAACCAACACAAACATTTATCTTGCAGCTGGGGATGGCCTGATGGAAATTGAAGGATTAACATCTGTTTACACAAATGTAGTTACCAAGTCTAGCCTACTTAGCGGGGAGGATTTCAAAAGCATGCATGGGAACACCAAAGCTGCTTTGGATTATTATGTGTCTATTAACAGTGATTCATATATAGCAACATATTTTGGAAATATGGATAAGATGGTTGCAGCAATGCGAGCTTATAACGGCTTGTACAAGACTCTTTTCTTAAGCAGAAGAGCTTTTGCAGAGTACACGTCTCAAGGTTTGATAGGGAAGGAATTGATGCAAGCCCTATGGAAGACTCATAGAGATGATTTTGTCATGGGAAGAGGATCTGCTTTGCCTGATTGCTTCTGTGAGTTCAAATTGTGA